In Bacillus sp. FJAT-45350, the genomic window GGGATTAATGATTTATCTTTCGAAGAACAAGCGGTTGGTTTACATGAAGATAATGTTCGCCAAATTGGTATTGAAATCTTCTCCAAATTTGTTATCCCATTTGAAACAGTCGGTGTCATTTTACTAGTTGCTCTTGTTGGAGCAGTTGCACTAGCTAAAAATGACGAGGAAGAGGAGGCGGAAACACGTGAGTAGTATTCCTTTATCTGTTTATCTAGTTGTCGCCTTATTACTCTTCTGTATCGGTATGTTCGGTGTGTTAACAAAAAGAAACGCAGTTGTTATCCTTATTTCAATTGAATTGATGCTTAATGCAGTGAATATTAACTTAGTTGCCTTTTCATTACATGGAATGAATCCAGGAATTACAGGACAAATATTTTCGTTGTTTACAATAACTGTTGCAGCTGCTGAGGCAGCCGTAGGTCTAGCCATACTGATAGCTCTCTACCGAAACCGGAAGACTGTCAATGTGGACCAAATGGACCTTATGAAGCGATAGGAAGGGATTGTGATAGTTATGATGGAGATTGCATGGTTAATACCGCTATTACCGCTCCTATCCTTTATTATCCTCGTCCTCTTTGGTCGCAGGTTGAAGGAAAGTGGCGCCTTTGTCGGAATGGCCCTAATGCTAGTAGCCCTCATTATGTCCGTCCTCGTTTTATTTGAACGTATGACTGGAATGGATGTAAAGTATCAATTTGAGTGGTTAACAATTGGGGATATATCAATTACGATGGGGTTTGTCGTAAATCAATTAAATGCAATTATGCTTGTGGTAGTTACCCTAGTTAGTTTTTTAGTACATATGTATTCAAAAGGCTATATGACAGCTACTGATAGTGAGAGAGTACCTGTATTTTACTCGTATCTAGCATTGTTTACATTCTCAATGCTTGGACTCGTAATTTCACCAAATCTTTTACAATTGTATATCTTCTGGGAATTAGTAGGGGTATGTTCATTCATACTCGTTGGTTTCTACTTTTTCAAAAAAGAAGCAAGAGCAGCTGCGAGAAAAGCCTTTATCGTAACTCGTATCGGGGACGTAGGGTTATTCATTGGGATGATGCTTTTATTCTGGCAAGTAGGAAGCTTTGAATTTGATGTCATTTTCCAAGCAGTTCAAGACAACGGTTTAACAGAAGGTATGATTACCTTAACAGCAATTTTAATCTTTGTTGGGGCAATGGGGAAATCAGGTCAATTCCCGCTACATACGTGGTTACCTGATGCGATGGAAGGTCCAACACCAGTTTCTGCCCTTATTCATGCCGCGACTATGGTTGCAGCAGGTGTATACCTAGTAGCAACAATGTTCCCGTTATTTGCAGCTTCTCAAACTGCATTAACAACTGTTGCAGTTATCGGTGGGATAACAGCAATTTTTGCTGCGACAATTGGTTTAACACAAAAGGATATTAAACGTGTACTTGCTTATTCAACAGTAAGTCAGCTTGGTTATATGATGCTCGCACTTGGTTCTGCAGGCTATATTGCAGCGGTGTTCCACTTA contains:
- the nuoK gene encoding NADH-quinone oxidoreductase subunit NuoK, whose product is MSSIPLSVYLVVALLLFCIGMFGVLTKRNAVVILISIELMLNAVNINLVAFSLHGMNPGITGQIFSLFTITVAAAEAAVGLAILIALYRNRKTVNVDQMDLMKR
- the nuoL gene encoding NADH-quinone oxidoreductase subunit L encodes the protein MMEIAWLIPLLPLLSFIILVLFGRRLKESGAFVGMALMLVALIMSVLVLFERMTGMDVKYQFEWLTIGDISITMGFVVNQLNAIMLVVVTLVSFLVHMYSKGYMTATDSERVPVFYSYLALFTFSMLGLVISPNLLQLYIFWELVGVCSFILVGFYFFKKEARAAARKAFIVTRIGDVGLFIGMMLLFWQVGSFEFDVIFQAVQDNGLTEGMITLTAILIFVGAMGKSGQFPLHTWLPDAMEGPTPVSALIHAATMVAAGVYLVATMFPLFAASQTALTTVAVIGGITAIFAATIGLTQKDIKRVLAYSTVSQLGYMMLALGSAGYIAAVFHLMTHAFFKALLFLAAGSVIHAVHTQNIEEMGGLWNKMKTTGVLFLIGCLAIAGFPLFSGFFSKEEILLTLFADGRYGLFALAVITAFLTAVYMFRLFFMVFVGKPRGDISKVHESPAIMTVPMMVLGVLAVVSGFVHTHWFGTFLGDWLAQSPWTIGYEYVSDPGWIMPLAVFVSLLGIYVAWLIYGKKSISREKIAQANSGPYKLLYNKYYIDEAYDRTFVKGTTVFSYLLYYIEKYIVEFAVQSIVNFTETLGRANARLQNGQVQTYGAVAFLGLVVILVVLTITGGYFG